One Bacillus amyloliquefaciens DSM 7 = ATCC 23350 DNA window includes the following coding sequences:
- a CDS encoding polyprenyl synthetase family protein, which translates to MCLDAETIKGKMKEIVGDKVDNLHLEETLLTFINEKKHFSFGVLAFQHYVAFKGTHSSEITLLAAGIELLILAFDIFDDIEDEDNFNKAWMQTDHAISLNAATSLYSISLQAICELESNIDFSRLAIKYALNAMQGQHNDLRNFPETEEECLHMIKQKSGSLTAMSAVLGAMLASGEFNATIENYSYKIGVIKQIENDYYGLFDKSRSDIKKKKRTLINLFLNRQFNSASKKVLNMMNSKNSYYSLISDRNYFEELLCKAGVRQYVLMLIKIYENEIYNEMEKLNIRIKLW; encoded by the coding sequence ATGTGTTTAGATGCCGAAACGATTAAAGGGAAGATGAAGGAAATTGTTGGGGATAAAGTCGATAATCTACATTTAGAAGAGACTCTTTTGACCTTCATTAATGAAAAGAAGCACTTTTCATTCGGTGTCCTTGCTTTCCAGCATTATGTTGCTTTTAAGGGTACACATTCCTCGGAAATCACACTACTGGCCGCTGGAATTGAACTTTTAATTTTAGCTTTTGATATTTTTGACGATATTGAAGATGAAGATAACTTTAATAAGGCATGGATGCAAACTGACCATGCTATATCCCTGAATGCGGCTACTTCTCTGTATTCAATAAGCCTGCAAGCCATTTGTGAGCTTGAATCAAACATCGATTTTTCAAGACTTGCAATAAAATATGCCCTAAATGCAATGCAAGGTCAGCATAATGATCTAAGAAATTTCCCGGAGACTGAAGAAGAGTGTTTACATATGATAAAACAGAAATCAGGATCGTTAACTGCAATGTCAGCTGTTTTAGGGGCGATGCTTGCAAGTGGTGAATTTAACGCAACAATTGAGAATTATTCTTATAAAATTGGCGTTATTAAACAAATTGAAAATGACTATTATGGTTTATTTGATAAAAGCCGTAGTGATATAAAGAAGAAGAAAAGAACTTTGATAAACTTGTTTTTAAATCGTCAGTTTAATAGTGCCTCAAAAAAAGTTTTAAATATGATGAATTCTAAAAACAGCTATTACTCTCTCATATCGGACAGAAATTATTTTGAAGAATTGCTGTGTAAAGCAGGAGTCAGACAATATGTTTTAATGTTAATTAAAATATATGAAAATGAAATTTATAACGAAATGGAAAAGTTGAACATAAGAATTAAACTATGGTGA
- a CDS encoding cysteine hydrolase family protein, translating into MKKAFICIDYTNDFAAENGALTCGEPARQIEDTIVSLTQAFIENGDYVVFAVDSHDADDDFHPEIRLFPPHNINGTEGKELYGKLSPLYEKHKNAKNVSYMEKTRYSAFAGTDLELKLRERQITELHLAGLCTDICVLHTAVDAYNKGFQIVIHQNAVASFNPEGHEWALSHFKNSIGAQVAE; encoded by the coding sequence ATGAAAAAAGCATTTATATGCATTGATTATACGAATGATTTTGCAGCAGAGAACGGAGCATTGACGTGCGGAGAACCCGCAAGGCAAATTGAAGATACGATTGTCAGTTTGACGCAAGCTTTTATAGAAAACGGTGATTACGTTGTTTTTGCGGTGGATTCACATGATGCAGACGATGACTTTCATCCCGAAATACGCCTGTTTCCTCCGCATAATATCAACGGCACGGAGGGCAAGGAGCTGTACGGAAAGCTTTCGCCTCTTTATGAGAAACATAAAAACGCAAAAAACGTAAGCTATATGGAAAAAACGAGATATTCTGCTTTTGCGGGAACGGATTTAGAGCTGAAACTGCGGGAACGGCAGATCACTGAACTGCATCTTGCGGGCCTGTGCACCGACATCTGTGTTCTTCACACGGCGGTTGACGCCTACAACAAGGGCTTTCAGATCGTCATTCATCAAAACGCTGTGGCAAGCTTTAATCCTGAAGGGCATGAATGGGCCCTGTCCCATTTTAAGAACAGCATCGGAGCGCAAGTGGCAGAGTAA
- a CDS encoding YueI family protein, with amino-acid sequence MSDKTVDLYLQQGMYGPLQTKPDERHLFLGSLRERVIIALTKGQVLQKKPYEEVKQALKNRKDAVLYINGRLPYHAYSPYMKLAALDGVRSSVISDLQFETPLGLVFAADHAVNLDGIYVQDDIFQRSLLK; translated from the coding sequence ATGAGCGACAAAACAGTTGACCTTTATTTACAGCAGGGTATGTATGGCCCTCTGCAGACGAAACCGGATGAACGCCATTTATTTTTAGGCTCGCTGCGTGAAAGAGTCATCATTGCCCTGACGAAGGGGCAGGTGCTGCAAAAGAAGCCGTATGAAGAAGTGAAACAGGCGCTGAAAAACCGAAAAGACGCGGTGCTGTATATAAACGGAAGGCTGCCGTATCATGCTTATTCACCATATATGAAGCTTGCCGCACTGGACGGTGTCCGAAGCTCAGTGATCTCGGACCTTCAATTTGAAACGCCGCTCGGCCTGGTTTTTGCCGCCGATCATGCTGTGAACCTGGACGGCATTTATGTTCAGGATGACATTTTTCAGCGTTCACTCCTGAAATAA
- a CDS encoding AI-2E family transporter produces the protein MLKSKVHFWTLQILLVLLIIYVSTKVSFIFQPFFGFISTLFFPILISGILFFIFNPIVRLLEKKIPRTLAILLIYLVFIGLIAFMFTAIGPIVASQVTGLFNNFPDYINQIQSLTTQLSHSKWFTWMMTQDYVSIEKIQQSLTGFLQSLPQNITASLSAVFGVVTNITLVVITVPFILFYMLKDGRRFPLLAVKILPSSYRAEGRKIFNDLYVTLAAYFQGQLLICLFVGTACFIGYWIIGLPYALILGMVIAVTNIIPYLGPFLGAAPAVIIAFMDSPAKALFAVIVVVVVQQLDGNLLSPLVIGKRLNTHPLTIILLLVGAGSFGGILAMILAVPVYAVLKAFVLNIVRLIKLRQRSKHEDNRKPK, from the coding sequence TTGTTGAAATCAAAGGTCCATTTTTGGACGCTGCAAATTTTGCTCGTTTTGCTCATAATTTACGTATCAACGAAAGTCTCGTTTATTTTTCAGCCGTTTTTCGGTTTTATCAGCACTCTGTTTTTTCCGATTCTGATCTCGGGCATTTTGTTTTTCATTTTTAATCCGATCGTGCGCCTGCTTGAGAAAAAAATCCCCCGGACATTGGCGATCCTGCTCATTTATCTCGTTTTCATCGGCCTGATAGCCTTTATGTTCACCGCAATCGGACCGATTGTGGCTTCCCAGGTCACGGGGCTGTTTAACAATTTCCCTGATTACATTAATCAGATTCAAAGCTTGACGACACAATTATCCCATTCCAAATGGTTTACGTGGATGATGACGCAGGATTATGTGTCGATAGAAAAAATTCAGCAGTCTCTGACGGGATTTTTACAAAGTCTTCCGCAAAATATTACCGCAAGCCTGTCCGCCGTGTTCGGCGTCGTTACGAATATAACGCTTGTCGTGATCACCGTTCCGTTCATCTTGTTTTATATGCTGAAGGACGGCCGGCGTTTTCCGCTCTTGGCGGTCAAAATCCTGCCTTCTTCCTACCGGGCGGAAGGTCGGAAAATATTCAATGACTTATATGTCACATTGGCCGCATATTTCCAAGGCCAGCTGCTGATCTGTCTCTTTGTCGGGACGGCATGCTTTATCGGATATTGGATTATCGGCCTGCCTTACGCGTTAATTCTCGGGATGGTGATTGCCGTCACCAATATCATTCCGTACCTCGGACCGTTTCTCGGGGCTGCGCCGGCGGTAATTATCGCGTTTATGGATTCTCCGGCTAAGGCGCTGTTTGCCGTTATTGTTGTCGTTGTCGTCCAGCAGCTTGACGGAAACCTGCTTTCTCCGCTTGTTATCGGGAAACGGCTCAATACCCACCCGCTCACCATTATTCTTCTGCTTGTCGGAGCGGGCAGTTTCGGCGGCATTCTCGCAATGATTCTGGCTGTGCCGGTTTACGCGGTCTTAAAAGCATTCGTCTTAAATATCGTCCGCCTTATCAAACTTCGTCAGCGGTCAAAACACGAAGACAACCGCAAGCCGAAATAA
- a CDS encoding DUF2642 domain-containing protein, with amino-acid sequence MAHQGSPQIVSLVDPYVYQTIHKLIGSRFIIQTVRRIVRGRLIDATPDHIAIEETHDRVFYIRNRHVVSVMPDYTERV; translated from the coding sequence ATGGCCCATCAAGGAAGCCCGCAAATCGTCTCGTTAGTAGATCCTTACGTTTATCAGACCATCCATAAGCTTATCGGCTCAAGGTTTATCATTCAAACCGTCAGACGCATTGTCAGGGGACGGCTGATTGATGCCACTCCAGATCATATCGCCATTGAAGAAACGCATGACCGCGTATTTTATATCAGAAACCGCCATGTGGTTTCTGTCATGCCTGATTATACCGAACGTGTGTAA
- a CDS encoding nicotinate phosphoribosyltransferase: MVEHGFKDDSLSLHTDLYQINMAETYWRDGIHEKKAIFELFFRKLPFENGYAVFAGLEKAIDYLENFKFTDSDLNYLKTELHYDDDFIEYLRDLSFTGSLYSMKEGELVFNNEPIMRVEAPLIEAQLIETALLNIVNYQTLIATKAARIKGVVGDEDALEFGTRRAHEMDAAMWGARAALIGGFSATSNVRAGKRFNIPVSGTHAHALVQAYRDEYTAFKKYAETHRDCVFLVDTYDTIRSGMPNAIKVAKEFGDRINFIGIRLDSGDLAYLSKKAREMLDEAGFKDAKVIASSDLDEHTILNLKSQGAKIDTWGIGTKLITAYDQPALGAVYKLVAIEEDGKLTDTIKISSNPEKVTTPGRKKVYRIINKLNHHSEGDYIALYDERVNDQKRLKMFHPVHTFVSKFVTDFYAKDLHEPIFENGVLCYDNPEITDIQQYVQENLKLLWEEYKRISKPEEYPVDLSEDCWSNKMQRIHEIKSKLKRELE, from the coding sequence TTGGTGGAGCATGGTTTTAAAGACGACAGTTTGTCTTTACATACAGATCTTTATCAAATTAATATGGCCGAAACGTACTGGAGAGACGGCATTCATGAGAAAAAAGCGATCTTTGAGCTTTTTTTCAGAAAGCTTCCCTTTGAAAACGGCTATGCGGTATTTGCGGGCTTAGAAAAAGCAATCGATTACTTGGAGAACTTCAAATTTACCGACAGCGATCTGAATTATTTAAAAACGGAATTGCACTATGATGATGATTTCATTGAGTATTTACGGGATCTTTCTTTTACCGGGTCTCTTTACAGCATGAAAGAAGGAGAGCTCGTTTTTAACAACGAACCGATTATGCGGGTCGAAGCGCCCCTCATTGAAGCGCAGCTGATTGAGACGGCTCTGCTTAACATTGTGAATTACCAAACATTAATCGCGACAAAAGCAGCCCGCATTAAAGGCGTTGTCGGTGATGAGGACGCCCTTGAATTCGGCACGCGGCGCGCCCATGAAATGGATGCGGCTATGTGGGGAGCGAGAGCGGCCCTGATCGGCGGCTTCAGCGCGACGAGTAATGTAAGAGCCGGAAAGCGCTTTAATATCCCGGTATCCGGCACGCACGCCCATGCGCTCGTGCAAGCGTACCGTGATGAATATACGGCTTTTAAGAAATATGCGGAGACGCACAGAGATTGCGTGTTTCTCGTAGATACGTACGATACGATCCGTTCAGGCATGCCGAATGCGATTAAAGTCGCGAAGGAATTCGGCGACCGGATCAACTTCATCGGCATCCGCCTGGACAGCGGGGACTTGGCGTACCTGTCAAAAAAAGCGCGTGAAATGCTTGATGAAGCGGGTTTCAAAGACGCAAAGGTTATCGCTTCAAGCGACCTTGATGAGCATACGATCTTAAATCTGAAATCGCAGGGAGCGAAAATCGATACGTGGGGAATCGGCACAAAACTGATTACCGCATACGATCAGCCGGCCCTCGGCGCGGTTTACAAGCTTGTGGCCATTGAAGAGGACGGCAAACTGACCGATACTATCAAAATTTCGTCAAACCCTGAAAAAGTGACAACGCCGGGAAGAAAGAAAGTATACCGGATTATCAACAAGCTGAATCATCACTCTGAAGGGGATTATATCGCTCTTTATGACGAGCGGGTAAACGACCAGAAACGCTTAAAAATGTTCCATCCCGTTCATACATTCGTCAGTAAATTCGTCACTGATTTCTATGCGAAAGACCTGCATGAGCCGATTTTTGAAAACGGCGTTTTATGTTATGATAATCCAGAAATTACCGATATCCAGCAATATGTCCAGGAAAACCTCAAACTTCTGTGGGAGGAATACAAACGGATCAGCAAGCCGGAAGAATATCCGGTCGATTTAAGTGAAGACTGCTGGAGCAACAAAATGCAGCGGATTCATGAGATCAAAAGCAAGCTGAAACGGGAGCTTGAATAG
- a CDS encoding YueH family protein, which produces MKIRKANITVQSGMIGDVYLHENKKEQHTLVAVPELEWSTIISYEEEKKALAQRLLQSFSKLIDEEPAGELAGKISHWVAEM; this is translated from the coding sequence ATGAAAATCAGAAAAGCGAATATTACCGTGCAGTCCGGAATGATCGGCGATGTGTATCTGCATGAAAATAAAAAAGAACAGCATACCCTCGTAGCCGTTCCGGAACTTGAGTGGAGCACGATTATTTCCTATGAGGAAGAGAAAAAGGCGCTGGCGCAGCGGCTTTTACAATCATTCAGCAAACTGATTGATGAAGAGCCTGCCGGAGAGCTCGCCGGCAAGATCTCCCATTGGGTCGCTGAAATGTAA
- a CDS encoding HD domain-containing protein codes for MRNVTLMDVFTHPIAQKYLQRSGVAHAVACAFHAYRLAVKAGVSPDLAAKAALLHDIGHYEWYTDGKWDYEKYRRNDIHAIKGAERAHKLLIRLGEEPKAAKEIALAILLHTDSYLPEGELDKNTLQQIVKQADELDEEPGGHHHYRQMDHTAALKQIQKLDQLIDQAQYPIRSSV; via the coding sequence ATGAGAAATGTAACGTTAATGGATGTCTTCACCCATCCAATCGCACAAAAGTATTTACAGCGTTCCGGCGTCGCCCATGCGGTTGCCTGCGCGTTTCATGCATACCGTCTTGCCGTAAAAGCAGGTGTCAGCCCGGATCTTGCGGCGAAAGCGGCTTTACTGCATGACATCGGCCATTACGAATGGTACACAGACGGCAAATGGGATTATGAAAAGTACAGAAGAAACGATATCCATGCCATTAAAGGCGCTGAACGGGCGCATAAGCTGCTCATCCGGCTCGGTGAAGAACCGAAAGCGGCGAAAGAGATTGCGCTGGCGATTCTGCTTCACACCGATTCCTATCTGCCTGAAGGCGAACTGGACAAGAATACGCTCCAGCAAATTGTGAAACAAGCGGATGAACTCGATGAAGAACCCGGCGGACATCACCATTACCGCCAAATGGATCATACGGCCGCGCTCAAACAAATCCAAAAGCTTGATCAGTTAATTGACCAAGCCCAATATCCCATAAGAAGCTCAGTCTAG
- a CDS encoding EAL and HDOD domain-containing protein — protein sequence MKVFVARQPIFNRNEQVVAYELLYRESEENRYSAADGDKATTDLIINSFINIGIEKLTEGKRCFVNFTESLMFSDLPTSFDPDQLIIEILEDIPITPALISRCRQLKKLGYTLALDDFYAINPANEELLEQLMKYIDILKIDFLQSSRLERKKIIQTYSCKNLIYLAEKVETRKDYKQAAIDGFHLFQGYFFSEPRVISGNDLTFHFHSYYQLLNELNQDQPNIERVTEYIERDVTLSYQILRFLNGSQTRLKKKIDSIQQAIMMLGLNEIKRLIYILSFRDLTAKSHSSQKEIIKISLIRAKLCELLAKRTGRPQPSSYMLIGMFSLIDTLLQRELEDIVKELPLIDEVGQALLGYENDYYMMLGLVKAIECNNWDCDEWGKELDKEEAYECYLQAIEWCRQLIVN from the coding sequence ATGAAGGTGTTTGTTGCGAGACAGCCTATCTTCAACAGAAACGAACAGGTTGTTGCTTATGAACTTCTTTACCGGGAGAGTGAAGAGAACCGTTATTCGGCCGCGGACGGAGATAAAGCTACTACAGATCTCATTATAAACAGCTTTATCAACATCGGGATCGAAAAGCTGACAGAGGGGAAACGCTGCTTTGTGAATTTTACAGAAAGCCTGATGTTTTCAGATCTCCCTACCTCCTTTGATCCTGACCAGCTCATTATCGAAATTCTTGAAGACATACCGATCACTCCGGCACTGATCTCAAGATGCAGACAGCTGAAGAAATTAGGATATACATTAGCACTTGATGATTTTTACGCCATCAATCCGGCAAATGAAGAATTATTGGAACAGCTGATGAAATATATTGATATTTTAAAAATCGATTTCCTGCAATCTTCGCGTCTGGAACGCAAAAAAATCATTCAGACGTACAGCTGTAAAAATCTGATTTATTTAGCGGAGAAAGTGGAGACAAGAAAAGATTATAAACAGGCAGCCATAGACGGCTTTCACCTGTTTCAAGGATATTTTTTCAGTGAACCGCGTGTCATCAGCGGAAATGATCTGACGTTTCATTTTCATTCTTACTACCAGCTTTTAAACGAATTAAACCAAGACCAGCCCAATATAGAGCGCGTAACGGAATACATAGAGCGGGACGTTACATTATCGTATCAGATTCTGCGTTTTTTAAACGGATCGCAAACAAGGCTGAAAAAAAAGATAGACAGCATCCAGCAGGCCATCATGATGCTTGGGCTGAATGAGATTAAGCGTTTGATTTACATTCTTTCATTCAGAGATTTAACGGCGAAAAGCCACTCAAGCCAAAAAGAAATCATTAAGATTTCTTTAATCAGGGCCAAGCTGTGCGAACTGCTGGCGAAAAGAACCGGAAGACCGCAGCCTTCCTCTTACATGCTGATCGGCATGTTTTCACTCATCGATACGCTTCTCCAGAGAGAGCTTGAGGACATAGTCAAAGAACTGCCTTTAATTGATGAAGTCGGACAGGCGCTGCTCGGTTATGAAAACGATTATTACATGATGCTCGGGCTCGTCAAAGCCATTGAATGCAACAACTGGGACTGTGACGAGTGGGGAAAAGAACTGGACAAAGAAGAAGCATATGAATGTTACTTACAGGCGATCGAATGGTGCCGGCAGCTTATCGTGAATTGA
- a CDS encoding spore germination protein: MPAIVGPIYIMSLAGDAAASFGDVFAISPKAVDHSGAGAGAFHSGDFVKVTNKFSKTLFEDIDLFDEPDWFNA; encoded by the coding sequence ATGCCTGCAATTGTGGGACCGATTTATATTATGAGCTTAGCCGGAGACGCTGCGGCGAGCTTCGGTGACGTGTTTGCCATTTCTCCCAAAGCCGTTGACCACTCAGGCGCGGGGGCAGGGGCGTTTCATTCCGGAGATTTTGTCAAAGTCACTAATAAATTCAGCAAAACGCTCTTTGAAGATATCGATCTGTTTGACGAACCTGATTGGTTTAACGCGTGA
- the degQ gene encoding degradation enzyme regulation protein DegQ: MEKKLEEVKQLLFRLENDIRETTDSLRNINKSIDQLDKFSYAMKIS; this comes from the coding sequence GTGGAAAAGAAATTAGAAGAAGTAAAGCAATTATTATTCCGACTTGAAAATGATATCAGAGAAACAACCGACTCATTACGAAACATTAACAAAAGCATTGATCAGCTCGATAAATTCTCATATGCAATGAAAATTTCTTAA
- a CDS encoding (S)-benzoin forming benzil reductase, with the protein MQFFLITGASKGLGRALAEQALQEGAEVAALSRTISGEKREGLTEYSVDLTDLSDTERQMKAILDQADEKRYSAVTLINNAGMVEPIKRAKEASAEELNRHYTLNLTAPVLLSQMFTKRFEAFTGSKTIVNITSGAAKNPYKGWSAYCSSKAGLDMFTRTFGFEQEDEELPVRMLSFSPGVMDTDMQAVIRSSSKEDFHDIDRFRNLKETNSLRSPEYIAGVIRSLIAGEPENGRIYDIKEFL; encoded by the coding sequence ATGCAGTTTTTTCTGATAACAGGCGCATCAAAAGGATTGGGGCGGGCGCTTGCGGAACAGGCGCTTCAAGAAGGAGCCGAAGTCGCCGCGCTTTCAAGAACGATAAGCGGAGAAAAGCGCGAGGGACTGACAGAATACAGTGTTGATTTAACCGATCTGTCAGACACCGAGCGGCAGATGAAGGCGATTCTTGATCAAGCTGATGAGAAGCGGTATTCCGCCGTCACACTGATCAATAATGCCGGAATGGTAGAACCGATCAAGCGGGCGAAAGAAGCTTCCGCAGAAGAATTGAACCGCCATTACACCCTTAATCTGACGGCGCCTGTTTTGCTCAGCCAAATGTTCACGAAGCGTTTCGAAGCGTTCACCGGCAGCAAAACCATTGTCAACATCACATCGGGCGCGGCGAAAAATCCTTATAAAGGCTGGAGCGCGTATTGCAGCTCAAAAGCTGGGCTTGATATGTTTACGAGAACATTCGGGTTTGAACAGGAAGATGAAGAGCTGCCGGTCCGCATGTTGTCATTCTCACCGGGAGTGATGGATACAGACATGCAGGCCGTCATTCGTTCTTCATCCAAAGAAGATTTTCACGACATCGATCGGTTCCGCAATCTGAAAGAAACGAACAGCCTCAGAAGTCCGGAATACATCGCTGGTGTCATCCGCTCACTGATCGCAGGAGAGCCGGAAAACGGACGGATATACGATATCAAAGAGTTTTTGTAG
- a CDS encoding sensor histidine kinase — translation MRYFIKHLSIALLIFSFFYIAHIIYFTQNGILVGTYVVETSKHEFEVVKITKSSYGRYLNLKEGDKILQINGHMPSSQNIKNGYLAKANNLKVERRNHEIQLHGSEDLSLNSSVSFFIYIVPCILFALSLLCIFYIYKVNRIKNTVSAYILICFLIFISIAYLSAGGVTRGYEINRYVNLFTFLNVPVLYLHFLYQYFKELKIKFSAKSIVYILYCLPVLNIVTELFRYRYDLYFVRDMNLLSFFIEILIVYMYIVYYAIIYRKRDHAYLLKVLLISNTIAFLPFTVLYLLSEVILGQYIYSAIVTAPFLLIIPLALVYQFVVNKIYDIDFLLGRIRYYSFLSIVPTIGVVWLSILYESKGNHFNTIQITLYVFLIFLAVFYTKEVLDYKFRLKRFSEKYNYQDSIYKYTQLLKSVSALNQVFMNLKKTILDVLPVSKAYIFEISSDGDILYFDKQNIEPNWQPYKKEFDKVTSEIGKIIEVNQGFLMKIGERGANSYILLCLSSINTPRLTRDEISWLKTLSFYTSVSMENILQIEELMNHLQDLKQQGSNPVWLKKLMFTIEEKQRSDLARDLHDSVLQDLISLKRQCELFLADFKKEEPCHIEVQDKLHQMNEQMSDVILMTRETCHELRPQLLYDLGLVKAVSKLAAQQQERAPFHIRLNTGRFTAALDLDTQLNLYRIIQEFLSNAMKHSQANEVLIMLISIQNKVILHYEDDGVGCNQEEGSGQAMSMGLSGIKERVRALDGRMKIDTSEGNGFKADIEMEL, via the coding sequence TTGAGGTATTTTATTAAGCATCTTTCAATCGCACTGTTGATATTTAGTTTTTTCTATATTGCACATATTATATACTTTACCCAGAATGGAATTTTAGTCGGAACCTATGTTGTTGAAACATCAAAACATGAGTTTGAAGTTGTTAAAATTACAAAATCTTCTTACGGAAGATACTTGAATTTAAAAGAAGGGGACAAAATTCTACAGATAAATGGGCACATGCCTTCTTCTCAAAATATCAAAAATGGTTATTTAGCAAAGGCTAATAACTTAAAGGTTGAGAGACGTAATCATGAAATTCAATTGCATGGTTCAGAGGATTTGTCTTTAAACAGTTCAGTTAGTTTCTTTATTTATATTGTCCCTTGTATATTATTTGCACTAAGCTTATTATGTATTTTCTATATATACAAAGTCAATCGTATAAAAAATACAGTTTCTGCTTATATTCTAATCTGCTTCTTAATTTTTATATCGATAGCTTATTTAAGTGCAGGCGGTGTAACAAGAGGATATGAGATAAATAGATATGTTAATCTTTTTACTTTTTTAAATGTGCCTGTACTATACCTGCATTTTTTATATCAATATTTTAAAGAATTAAAAATAAAATTTTCAGCAAAGAGTATAGTATATATTCTTTACTGTTTACCTGTCCTTAACATTGTTACAGAACTTTTTAGATATCGATATGATTTATACTTTGTTAGAGACATGAATTTATTGTCATTTTTTATCGAGATACTAATAGTGTATATGTATATTGTTTATTATGCCATTATTTATAGAAAGAGAGATCATGCTTATCTATTAAAAGTGTTACTAATATCTAACACAATAGCTTTTTTACCATTTACTGTTCTTTATCTTCTTTCTGAAGTTATTTTAGGACAGTATATTTATTCAGCTATAGTAACTGCTCCGTTTCTGCTCATTATTCCATTGGCATTGGTTTATCAATTTGTTGTCAACAAGATTTATGATATAGATTTTTTGTTGGGAAGAATTAGATACTATAGTTTTTTGTCTATTGTTCCTACAATAGGGGTTGTATGGCTGTCAATCTTATATGAAAGTAAAGGTAATCATTTTAACACCATTCAAATCACTTTATATGTGTTTTTGATTTTTTTGGCGGTCTTTTACACCAAAGAGGTTTTAGACTATAAATTCCGTTTGAAACGTTTTTCAGAAAAATACAATTATCAAGACAGCATTTATAAATATACACAGCTTCTTAAAAGTGTGTCAGCTTTAAATCAAGTGTTTATGAATCTGAAAAAGACTATATTGGATGTATTACCTGTAAGTAAGGCTTACATTTTTGAAATCAGTTCAGACGGAGATATTCTTTATTTTGATAAACAAAACATCGAACCGAATTGGCAGCCGTATAAAAAAGAATTTGATAAAGTCACATCAGAGATTGGGAAGATAATTGAAGTAAATCAAGGATTTCTGATGAAGATTGGAGAAAGAGGGGCAAATTCATACATTTTGCTCTGTTTATCCAGCATTAATACCCCAAGGCTGACAAGGGATGAAATCTCTTGGTTAAAGACATTGTCTTTTTATACAAGTGTTTCGATGGAAAACATTTTACAGATCGAAGAACTCATGAACCATTTACAAGATCTAAAACAACAAGGTTCAAACCCGGTCTGGCTCAAAAAGCTGATGTTTACGATTGAGGAAAAGCAGCGGTCGGATTTGGCCCGTGATCTGCATGATTCGGTGCTGCAGGATTTGATTTCTTTGAAACGCCAGTGTGAGCTGTTTCTGGCCGATTTTAAGAAAGAAGAGCCTTGTCACATAGAGGTGCAGGACAAGCTTCATCAGATGAATGAGCAGATGTCGGATGTGATTTTGATGACCCGGGAGACGTGTCATGAGCTTCGGCCTCAGCTGCTGTATGATTTGGGTCTGGTGAAGGCGGTATCCAAGCTTGCCGCTCAGCAGCAGGAGCGTGCGCCGTTTCATATCCGTCTGAATACGGGACGGTTTACGGCGGCGCTGGATTTGGATACGCAGCTGAATTTGTACCGCATCATTCAGGAATTTCTTTCGAATGCCATGAAGCATTCACAGGCGAATGAGGTGCTGATTATGCTGATCAGCATTCAAAATAAAGTGATTCTGCATTATGAAGATGACGGGGTCGGATGCAATCAGGAGGAAGGCAGCGGACAGGCGATGAGCATGGGGCTTTCGGGTATTAAGGAGCGCGTCCGGGCGCTTGACGGCCGGATGAAAATCGACACAAGTGAAGGAAATGGTTTTAAAGCGGATATTGAAATGGAATTGTAA
- the comX gene encoding competence pheromone ComX, which produces MKKQDIVNYLIENPRVIHQLEEGEVCLIGIPHSIIPAIIEIFSNSTYKKKPEFTFWDQ; this is translated from the coding sequence ATGAAGAAACAAGACATTGTGAATTATCTTATAGAAAATCCAAGAGTGATCCATCAATTGGAAGAGGGGGAAGTTTGCTTGATCGGAATTCCCCATTCAATTATCCCCGCGATTATAGAAATATTCAGTAACAGCACTTATAAGAAAAAACCTGAATTTACATTTTGGGATCAATAA